CGAAGATCTTGGAGATGAGGCTTTCGATGAATTCCTTTTCGCCGAGCAGCACTTCCTTGATGACGCCGAAGATGTCGTCCCAGACGCTGCCGCCGGCGATGTCGCCGCCGCCCTTGCCCTCGCCGGCACGGAGCGCGGCCAATTCCGTCAGCAGGTCGTTGGCGGAGCCGTCGAGCAGGCTCGGATTTTCGCGCAGGCGCTCGATCAGCAAGCCCATCAGCTCGGTGATCTTCTTGTTGAATTCGAGATCCCAGGCGACGAAATCGTCGGTCTTCTTGAGGAGGCGGATGGCGATCTCGCGCCGCTGCGCCTCGAAAACGGCTTGCGTCATTCCGCCCTCGACGGCCCCGTGACCACTCATGCCCAGCCTCCTCTTTTCTTTCATTTACTTAATGTGTTCACCGAATACTGTTGAAGTCAAATGCCGGCTTCCCGATTTACATCGGAAGACTTTTTTTGCGCGCCGCAGCGTCGGCGCGACGCGGCGCCGGACGCGATGCCGCAACGCCGCACGCCAAGGTGCGCTGCGGCGGGGACTCCGCTAGAGTCCCGCCATCGAAATTTTTGAAGTTTTCCCCATGATTTCCCTGACCGTTCCCCATCTGCTTGCCAAATGCGACGAGGCCGTCCTGTCGGCCGAAGGCTTCCTGATCGCGGCCAAGGATTCCGTCGCGCGCCTCGTCAGCGTCGACGGGAAGATCGCCGCGGCGGCGCTCGACCGGGAGCAGCGCGCGACGCATGGGCTTGCCTGGCTCGCCACCTATGTCGAGGCGCTGCGCCAGACCGCGCGCTGGGGCCGGCATCTCGAGCAGGAGAAGAAATTCGGCGAGATCGAGCAGCGCCTGCTGCTCGCCGGCTTTGCCGAATATCTCGCGCAGATCGCGGGCGGCATCCCGATGAGCCAGAACGAGATCGCGCGACCTTATGATTTCGGTCTCGACGATTCGGACACGGCCGGCTTCTGGACGGAGACGGTGCGCGAGCTGGTGCAGACCGGGCAGCGCCCCGAGGTCCGCGCCGCCATCGCCGGCCATATGGCCCAGCATGCGGGCGCGATGTTCATCGGCGACCCCGGGCTCGACGACACGATGGGTCTGATCCGCGAGCAGTTCTTCCGCTTCGCCCAGGAGAAGGTCGCGCCCTTCGCGCATCAATGGCATCTGAAGGACGAGTTGATCCCGCTGGGCGTCATCCAGGAGCTTTCCGATCTCGGCGTGTTCGGTCTGACGATCCCCGAGGAATTCGGCGGCGCCGGCCTGTCCAAGACGGCGATGTGCGTCGTGTCGGAGGAATTGAGCCGCGGCTATATCGGGGTGGGCTCGCTGGCGACGCGTTCGGAAATCGCGGCGGAGCTGATCCTCACCGGCGGCACCAAAGACCAGCGCGCGCATTGGCTGCCGCTGATCGCGAGCGGCGAGAAGCTGCCCACCGCGGTGTTCACCGAGCCATCCGGCGGCTCCGACGTCGCAGGCCTGAAGACGCGCGCGGTGAAGGACGGCGACGTCTACAAGATCTACGGCAACAAGACCTGGATCACGCATGCGGCGCGCGCCGACATGATGACGCTCCTGGTACGGACCAATCCCGAGAAGCCGGGCTATCGCGGCCTGTCGATGTTCCTGGCGCAGAAGCCGCGCGGCACGGACACCGAGACCTTCCCCGCCAAAGGCATGAGCGGCGGCGAGATCGGCGTGCTCGGCTATCGCGGCATGAAGGAATACGAGATCGGCTTCGACGGCTTCGAGGTGCCGGCCGCCGATCTCCTCGGCCGCGAGGAGGGCCAGGGCTTCAAGCAGCTGATGCAAACCTTCGAGGCGGCGCGCATCCAGACCGCGGCGCGCGCCGTGGGCGTGGCGCTCTGCGCGATGGACCTGGGCGTGCGCTATGCGCTGGAGCGGACGCAGTTCGGCCAGCCC
The nucleotide sequence above comes from Rhizomicrobium sp.. Encoded proteins:
- a CDS encoding acyl-CoA dehydrogenase family protein, producing MISLTVPHLLAKCDEAVLSAEGFLIAAKDSVARLVSVDGKIAAAALDREQRATHGLAWLATYVEALRQTARWGRHLEQEKKFGEIEQRLLLAGFAEYLAQIAGGIPMSQNEIARPYDFGLDDSDTAGFWTETVRELVQTGQRPEVRAAIAGHMAQHAGAMFIGDPGLDDTMGLIREQFFRFAQEKVAPFAHQWHLKDELIPLGVIQELSDLGVFGLTIPEEFGGAGLSKTAMCVVSEELSRGYIGVGSLATRSEIAAELILTGGTKDQRAHWLPLIASGEKLPTAVFTEPSGGSDVAGLKTRAVKDGDVYKIYGNKTWITHAARADMMTLLVRTNPEKPGYRGLSMFLAQKPRGTDTETFPAKGMSGGEIGVLGYRGMKEYEIGFDGFEVPAADLLGREEGQGFKQLMQTFEAARIQTAARAVGVALCAMDLGVRYALERTQFGQPLIEFPRVRDKLAMMAVEITVTRQLSYYAAREKDEGRRCDLEAGMAKLLGARVAWACADNALQIHGGNGFALEYPISRVLCDARILNIFEGAAEIQANVIARRLLEDRAN